One window of Elaeis guineensis isolate ETL-2024a chromosome 11, EG11, whole genome shotgun sequence genomic DNA carries:
- the LOC105037192 gene encoding cytochrome P450 93G1-like gives MEQGGFTSPAFFLLLAISFASVLFLATLSKAWSDRRRLPPGPRALPIIGHLHLLRSPVHQTLYRLATLHGPLFSLRLGSTLCVIASSLDLARELFKSHDTAISNRPQTAAARHFAYDASGFAFAPYGPYWRFVKRLCMSELLGPRTVDLLRPVRRVELLDLLRAVFDKSARREPIDMSSEIIKMTNNEVTMMAASTTSSGAGGETEEARELVKQVAELVGAFNIADYIGFCKNLDLQGLEKRVREVHRRFDALMERIIRGKEEKRRKRKEMGCGREDEVKDLLDILLDVAENDDAEMKLTRENIKGFILVCTCYGFFFLRMIPLSRIFITV, from the coding sequence ATGGAACAAGGAGGCTTCACCTCCCCggctttcttcctcctcctcgcCATCTCCTTCGCCTCCGTCCTTTTCCTTGCCACCCTCTCCAAGGCCTGGTCCGACCGCCGCCGCCTCCCGCCCGGACCCCGGGCACTCCCGATTATAGGTCACCTGCACCTCCTCCGGTCCCCGGTCCATCAGACCCTCTACCGCCTCGCCACCCTCCACGGCCCCCTCTTCAGCCTACGCCTCGGCTCCACCCTCTGCGTCATCGCCTCCTCCCTTGACCTCGCCCGCGAGCTCTTCAAGAGCCACGACACGGCCATCTCCAACCGCCCCCAGACCGCCGCCGCCCGCCACTTCGCCTACGACGCCTCCGGATTCGCCTTCGCCCCCTACGGTCCCTACTGGCGCTTCGTCAAGCGCCTGTGCATGTCCGAGCTCCTCGGCCCCCGGACCGTCGACCTCCTCCGCCCCGTCCGCCGCGTCGAACTCCTCGACCTCCTGCGCGCCGTTTTCGACAAGTCGGCACGTCGTGAGCCCATCGACATGAGCTCGGAAATAATCAAGATGACGAACAATGAAGTCACGATGATGGCGGCCAGCACGACGTCGTCGGGCGCCGGAGGGGAGACCGAGGAGGCTCGGGAGCTGGTGAAGCAGGTGGCGGAGCTCGTCGGGGCCTTCAACATTGCCGACTACATCGGCTTCTGCAAGAACCTGGACCTCCAGGGGCTGGAGAAGAGGGTGAGGGAGGTGCACCGGAGGTTCGACGCGTTGATGGAGAGGATCATAAGGGGAAAGGaggagaaaaggaggaagaggaaggagatgGGATGTGGGCGAGAGGACGAGGTGAAGGACTTGCTCGACATCTTGCTCGATGTGGCCGAGAATGATGACGCAGAGATGAAGCTCACCAGAGAGAACATCAAAGGTTTCATCTTGGTATGTACTTGTTATGGCTTTTTCTTTCTGCGTATGATTCCGTTGTCCCGGATTTTTATTACCGTTTAA